The DNA window ACAGTTCAGTTACTGCATTAGGGGTTGCTCTCATCGCCATGAGTGCAGCTGGGAGGCCTTGGACCCAGCTTCCCCCCTTCGACAGCAACACCTTGGTCAGCTTTTCTTTCAGTGTTCGATTTGTTCTTTCGACCAGACCTGAACTTTGAGGATGGTAAGGGCAgtggaatttttgtttgattcccaggtacgAACATACCTGTTTCATTACTTTACCGGTGAAGTGGGTCCCTTGGTCTGAGTCTATGTAGCAGGGAAGGCCCCAGCGTGGGCAGAATTCAGATGCGATTATTTTTGCCGTGGTTGCGGCATTTGCACAGGCTACAGGGTAAACTTCTACCCAGCGTGTGAAGTGGTCTATGAGAACGAGACAGTGTTCTTTTCCATGGCTCTTTGGAAGAGGGCCAATGAAATCCATCTGGATTTGCTGAAAGGGTCCAGTAGGCCGTGGCTGGTGTTtcatcattacttttatttttggacCTTGATTGCTTTTTGCACAAATGATGCAACGCCTAACGAAATCTTTCATTACCTTGGTCATTTTGGGAGACCACCAATGAAGTGACATGTTGTGCCGCATTGTTCTTTCTCCATTGTGTGCAATGCCATGGTATACTTCACAAAGCAATGAAAGGATGCTCTGAGGGGCAACAACTTTCCCATCCTGTGTGTGCCAAATGTTGTCATCATTAAGagtgcatgcattttcaatcCACGTCCATTTTTCAGCTCTTGTACAGGCATCCTGTAGTTTAGCTATGTCAATGTTAGTTGGACCCGACATGTCAATAGCTGCAATTTTGTAAGTAGGCAGGGAGTCATTTAAAGCTGCTGCTTTGGCAGCTTCATCTGCCCAGTGGTTACCCAAGCTGATTGCATCTTGTCCTTTAGTGTGCGCTTTCACTTTTACAACTGCTAGTTTGTTTGGTAGTTTAGAGGCAGTTATGAGATTCTGAACAACCCCCCCATTTTTTATCGGGGTACCTGATGAAGTCAGGAAACCCCGAGATGACCAGTTAACCATAAAGTCATGGACAACACCAAATGCATACCTGGAATCAGTGTATATAGTAAGTCG is part of the Anguilla anguilla isolate fAngAng1 chromosome 7, fAngAng1.pri, whole genome shotgun sequence genome and encodes:
- the LOC118232391 gene encoding protein NYNRIN-like isoform X2, coding for MASGRLPSSDSAQVAELVALTHACELGSGKRLTIYTDSRYAFGVVHDFMVNWSSRGFLTSSGTPIKNGGVVQNLITASKLPNKLAVVKVKAHTKGQDAISLGNHWADEAAKAAALNDSLPTYKIAAIDMSGPTNIDIAKLQDACTRAEKWTWIENACTLNDDNIWHTQDGKVVAPQSILSLLCEVYHGIAHNGERTMRHNMSLHWWSPKMTKVMKDFVRRCIICAKSNQGPKIKVMMKHQPRPTGPFQQIQMDFIGPLPKSHGKEHCLVLIDHFTRWVEVYPVACANAATTAKIIASEFCPRWGLPCYIDSDQGTHFTGKVMKQASRSGSTNPGPNHAHHPKTSKSLKNSLPRTTAAFTNQVQTFQFFHILNQIEHSSYAPIQHAEFICNHT
- the LOC118232391 gene encoding protein NYNRIN-like isoform X1, which encodes MASGRLPSSDSAQVAELVALTHACELGSGKRLTIYTDSRYAFGVVHDFMVNWSSRGFLTSSGTPIKNGGVVQNLITASKLPNKLAVVKVKAHTKGQDAISLGNHWADEAAKAAALNDSLPTYKIAAIDMSGPTNIDIAKLQDACTRAEKWTWIENACTLNDDNIWHTQDGKVVAPQSILSLLCEVYHGIAHNGERTMRHNMSLHWWSPKMTKVMKDFVRRCIICAKSNQGPKIKVMMKHQPRPTGPFQQIQMDFIGPLPKSHGKEHCLVLIDHFTRWVEVYPVACANAATTAKIIASEFCPRWGLPCYIDSDQGTHFTGKVMKQASRSGSTNPGPNHAHHPKTSKSLKNSLPRTTAAFTNQVQTFQFFHILNQIEHSSYAPIQHAEFICNYNHSFEPWWSKCCGQ
- the LOC118232391 gene encoding protein NYNRIN-like isoform X5; this encodes MVNWSSRGFLTSSGTPIKNGGVVQNLITASKLPNKLAVVKVKAHTKGQDAISLGNHWADEAAKAAALNDSLPTYKIAAIDMSGPTNIDIAKLQDACTRAEKWTWIENACTLNDDNIWHTQDGKVVAPQSILSLLCEVYHGIAHNGERTMRHNMSLHWWSPKMTKVMKDFVRRCIICAKSNQGPKIKVMMKHQPRPTGPFQQIQMDFIGPLPKSHGKEHCLVLIDHFTRWVEVYPVACANAATTAKIIASEFCPRWGLPCYIDSDQGTHFTGKVMKQASRSGSTNPGPNHAHHPKTSKSLKNSLPRTTAAFTNQVQTFQFFHILNQIEHSSYAPIQHAEFICNYNHSFEPWWSKCCGQ
- the LOC118232391 gene encoding uncharacterized protein LOC118232391 isoform X3 codes for the protein MASGRLPSSDSAQVAELVALTHACELGSGKRLTIYTDSRYAFGVVHDFMVNWSSRGFLTSSGTPIKNGGVVQNLITASKLPNKLAVVKVKAHTKGQDAISLGNHWADEAAKAAALNDSLPTYKIAAIDMSGPTNIDIAKLQDACTRAEKWTWIENACTLNDDNIWHTQDGKVVAPQSILSLLCEVYHGIAHNGERTMRHNMSLHWWSPKMTKTLKDKQKEGGQESQTYEPGQWVMIRAPHPRSFQPRWQGPHQVLLTSETALRVTGIPVWIHQSRTKPCPSPEDLKKPEELPATDDCSLHESGANVPIFSHTQPN